DNA sequence from the Sediminibacillus dalangtanensis genome:
CTGCGTTCGATCATTGAATAGGATAGAGGAGAACAATGATCAGAGGTGAAGCGGATGATTTCCTGGTTTACGCTGGGTCTTTTAGGTTTGGCAGCATTCCGATTAACAAGGTTGCTTGTCTACGATGATATCGCACGATTTATCCGGGCCCCTTTCCATGAGGAAAAAGAAGAAACCTTGGCTGATGGTACTACTGAAATAGTTCTTTATATTAAAGGTAGAGGAGTCCGTCGATTCATAGGAGAGTTGTTGAGCTGTCAATGGTGTACGGGCATCTGGTCATCAGCCTGTTTGTATGCTGGATATGTATTCTGGCCGGTTTTATTTTTGCCGGTTATCATCATTCTGGCTGTAGCTGCCATCTCTTCGATGCTGGAAGTGCTGGTCGGCTTTTTTCTAAGCCAGACGGAGCAGTGAACGCCAATGAATGAAGGAAACCCTAGCTTTGTAATCAGCTAGGGTTTCTGCCGTTCTATTGTTTTATCTTTTATTTGCTACTTTTCGGATGCTTTTACCGCACCCGCACCCTTTTCCGCTTGCAGCTCGCATTCTTCTGGAGCGTGACTTCCTTCTATTTGTTTTCTTCCGTTCGATTTGTTCGGTCATGATTGACCACTCCTTCCTGTTTCATTATCCAGAGAAACCTCAAAATCCTCGTATGGTCCTCTGTGGCTTTCTTTTTGGAAAAAAGATGGCCTTAACTACTTTATATGCTGCTTTCTTGTTTCGGGAAGGGCGCAGCAAAAAAATTTGGAAGTACAAAACAGTAGGTCCTTATTATCGTTGGATTTTTTTGGCTCCGTAATTTTTACACCCGCATCCGCCCGTTTTTTTGGCGACATAATTTCCGGCAGCAACTTGTTGAGCCGGTACTGCTTTGACTCCTTTTTTGCCATTTAGGTATTCGATTTTCATGGTATCCACTCCTTGTTTGGGATTTTCATTTTCTTTATACAAGAACGATAGGCCGATGGTAATACTGGCCGTCAGCAATGGTATATCCTTGCCAGATAACTGGCTCTGCCTGCAAAGAAACAATCAGCATACA
Encoded proteins:
- a CDS encoding DUF1360 domain-containing protein, whose amino-acid sequence is MISWFTLGLLGLAAFRLTRLLVYDDIARFIRAPFHEEKEETLADGTTEIVLYIKGRGVRRFIGELLSCQWCTGIWSSACLYAGYVFWPVLFLPVIIILAVAAISSMLEVLVGFFLSQTEQ